In Synchiropus splendidus isolate RoL2022-P1 chromosome 7, RoL_Sspl_1.0, whole genome shotgun sequence, the genomic window AAAGCCATGTTGAAcctaaaatgtgttgtttttttcatctgtgcAGCAAACCCTTAGATTTGTCTCTTCCCTGTGCAAAGCTCACCGTATTCCCCTCTCTAAATGGGTTCAACATACCACTCAAGGCGTCTGACAGTTTGCTAGTTCACCTGTATTAACCCCTGATGCAAGGGTGACATAAGAAACTTGACTTGTTTATAGTGGCCACATGGTCACACAGGGCAGAACTTCCAGGCATCATGCTCTGATTCTGATCAGTAATGCAGTCACCACTAGTTTTCATTCGCTTCATCTGAAGACGTCCCAGGTGAAAACTGAATCCCATGATACCAGCACGTCCTCCACCTCAGAATGAATTCAAAACTCCTCACCACAGTCTGGGACCAGAGAGCACGGCTCCATGTTTGAGTGGGGCGTGGAGGTATTTTTGCCTGTGGTTTACTTCTCCACTCAAGAGGGACATATTTAACCCGAAAGCTGCTCCGAATTCAACTCAGTAGATCAAGTAGATCTCAATGAGAAAACATGTTCTCACAAAGTGGTGACTCCAACTGAATGTTTTTGTCTAGCTACTTCATAGATAATAGGTCATAGATAATTCAAAATTATTTGAATTACTGTGGGGAACTAGAATCAGTACCTACACTTTTTTTATGCTATAATAATGTAACACAAAAGGGCAGTTTTAATTGGATTGTATTGCAAACTCCATCCAAGGACTATGAAATATTAGACAAAGTTATGTTAATAAAAAATGTCTCCTTGTTTATAAGGAGCAATAATGCATGTTCTCTGTGGAGGTCGTAGGTCACAGCCGCTCTTCAAAGTTTGTTTAATCCTGACCTGATGTCACATCTCCAGTCTACACGCCAGCTGTGTGATGGACACGCCCTTAAGCAGAAAGTTAATtctttgaaaacacaaaggtTTCCCTCCATTACATCAGCGAGAAGAATTTGGAAAGTTAAGATCAAAGCCTGCTGATTTAGACCTCTAAAAGCTTTGGCCTGGAAACCTCAAACCTGGTGACTGTTTGGGTAAACAGTTTACTCTGTGTCAGCTGGCGAGAAGACGCTCCACTCGGTCAGAATTGTCAGTGGCGAAAGAATGTCCAGCATCTAACATCTGCAGTGAATGTGACTTGCATGACTGTTTAATGTGGTCTTTGCAGATCACCCAGCTGAAGATAGAGAATAACCCGTTTGCAAAAGGCTTCAGAGGCAGCGACGACAATGAGCTACACCGAATGGCCAAACTACAAAGGTGAGCTCAAAGCAAGTTGTCTTCGCTCCTCCTTCTGTCTCCTTCAAGTTGGGCTGGTATGATGGTGGACATATGGTGGATGACACGCCTGTGTGTGAGCAAGCATTTGTGTGTGACTGAGACAAGTGCTGGAAGATCTCAGCCACTGTCACCTGAAGCTTCTAGACTGAGCATCCCCCTAATAGTTCTAATCACTTTCCATTACCATCTGGCTCCATGTTGGCTTTTCTATCGCTCCTACTTCAGCTGACATGATCTTCTTGGTAACTCATGAAAGCTGGAGAAAAATGATGTGTCAGGTCTTTATTTTGAGAATGTGTTACTGAAACTGCTGGGTTGGAATCGTTTTGATGGTTGGATGGACCATACGTGACCAAATATCAGAACAAAGCAGAGCCTTTATAGTCAATAGCTGTTGCATTAAGTGGAAGAACAGACCTGTGCAATGTCTGGCTTGGGGGCCACATTTTCCTCCCTAACGGTCGTCGACTGGCCGACCTCCATTAAACTGTATAAGTCATGTTCTATTCAGTTTCTCATCATTTTGCGTtagttattttgtgtttttggttatGAGTCCTCCCAGTTTTgttgatgaaacatttgtttctctATTATTTACGCTCAACTCAACCACAAAATATTTCCAGTGTCATTGCTCCACAGAGTTGAGGGTTGAATATTCCCTAATATTATTCATCGTTTCTTTTGTAATATTTTGTTAAATTCCATTTATCCAGTACCTTCTGGAATCTTGAGTGTTGCTCCCGACATGTTCCGTGTCACCACATGTCATAATAATGTATCAGTTGTTTGGCCACAGATAGAAATGTGGTTACAGATTCAGTCCACTAAAGCCAAATCTTTCATGCAGCGAGAGATCgtccactttttaaaaactggaACAGCAGAGTGGATCCACGAGCAGGTCGATGGTTAGATGACGAAAACTTAAATGAATAAGTGTCAAGCAGTAGGTCTGGAAAGCAGCCATACATTCAGTGTCCTCACTGTAGAGTTAGGCGAAGATGCAGCAGCGAACAGAGGAGAGATATGAACGCCGCAGCCTTGTGTTATTGTGGTCCGTAGacaggagagaaaagaagaggAGTCTATCCGAAGTGACACATGgatagatgtttatttttagaGAGGCAAATTATCTCACAGCCAccgcgcttgtgtgtgtgtgtgcgtgcacgtgtCCGCATGTGTGTGTCACCATCTCGGCGAGAGCTGGGGAGATGTGGCCTGCTGTCCCCTGCACTAGCTAAGAGTTCACCAAGAGGCCAGTGTGCACAGAGGGAGATCAGAGCTGAAGGGATGGAGAGACTTGAAaccaatggaaaaaaatacaaccaGAGATATTTTCGTTTTTTTATCCTCatatatatgtttgttttttaatttttttgtgttttttaaccttttgtcatgatttaaaaacacagtgTGATGCTGTTTTTGGTCCTTTTTAGCAAGGATTATCCAGTGGTGCCTCGGAGCAACGTCCGGCAGAGAACATGCTCCACCGGGAGTCCATTCAGTAGTGAGGTCCATGGACTGCAGGGGTCCCCAGAAACTGCTGGGTCCCCCTACGGCTGCGACAGCGGTCTGAGTGGCAGCAGTCCGCAGGAGGTCCTGGGCGCTGCGTCCCTCCACTACAACCTGCCGcctctccacctgcagcacGGCCAGCAGCCGCAGCTCTACcactgcagcaggaggaaaggTAGGATGGCCATTTTGCCTTGTGCTGCGCCGTATAACTGGAGCAGATAGTTTCAAGACGAGGATGTTTTAGGTCACAGAAGTATTGTTTTTCAGAAGCTTTAGAATTCAGTGTGAACTACAACTTTGGCTCGCAAACGTGAGCGGTGTCAAAAATGGTGTAATTAAAGTGGCtgctaaaatgtaaatatgtatCTCATGAATGATACATGTAATGCCATCAACGCTAATGTGGTAATTCTCAAGTGCAGGCTGAAGTCAGGCAACAGTTGAATTTAGATGGGTGTTAAAAGTTTAGCCTCAGACACTCTGTCGTGATGAAGGAGGCCTTGCATAGCAAAACTTAAATCTGCCATtgatttgaaattcaaatgttcTCTATCAGGAATGGACCCATGTGGGATCATTCTACTCTACTTTGGTTCTGCATAAATACTCACTTGAAAATGAGTATTTCATTTGTGAGAACTGAAAGATAATGTTCCTCTCTCTGGGCTCTGTAGTGGCGGACACCTGTTCATCAGTGAACCAGCAGCATCCGTACAAGAAACCGTTCTCTGGGAGCTCCCCAAGTGAGGGCGACCCCTACTACCACTCCTCACCCTAtcctcctcccccaccacctccaccacagaGCCTCAACAATCCAACCCTGGGCATCTCCGACTCCCCCTACAGCTCAGAAATGGGACAGCGACAGGCCTGTATGTTTGCAGAGAACAGACTCGATGACCTCAGCTGTGCATCCTGGTCGTATTCCTGCCCCCTCCCGTCCGCCATGACCCCCATGGAGCCTTACCCACCGTACACCGCCCACCCAGCTTATAACTCCAGCCCACAGGGCTCACGTCTCAGCACTATCGCTCACCAGAGTTCGTCCCCTCTGGGCGAACCCATCGCTCATGACCCGTACCAGAACCAGAGCTCTGAACACGTCCACAGCAGGCAGCTGAGTCCACCTGTCAGAGAGTTTCCCCGCTATGCCTCCAACGTGTCTCCTCCTCTGTACCACACACTGGAGACACACACGCAGATCAGATGCGGGGTCCCTGAATGGAGCGCAGCCTCCTAACCGAGCTGGAGGTTGCAGCTGAGACACGTTGTGTTGTGCTCTcatctctctcaagtccctcctCTCGGCAGGATAAAGCAGACTCGGCGTGGATCTCTACACATTTCAAAACTGGACGCCGCACTGACATGTGATCGGACTCTTCCTCTCACACAGAGACTGGTGTCATCCAAACGTTTGCACTTCCATCTAAAGCGTCTGCTGAgaaaagttttttatttttcttctcagtGACTCTAGAATTACGAGGGAATCAGACAGCCAACATTTATTGCCCAAAATAATCTGTGCTCTCAGCGAGCAGCCCCagggaggctttttttttctctttagtgGCGCTAAGCTCGGCTGTATACGCTCAGACTGGGCTAAGAATTAAAGCATGAGTtgtctgtgtgagtgagagtgtgtgcacttgtgtgtgtgagtaaagCCCACGTCAGCTCAGCTCAAGAATGCTATGAGTTAATTTCCACTGAGACAGTAGTAGCTGCAGGCACTGGAGCATAGAGATAAACAGTTTGTTTAGACCACGCTACAGGCTGAAGGACCTGTAAACAGTTTCCACTGCATTCTGGGTAAATGCTCAACTCAGCGTCACGCATCTGTCACTGCTGTCCTCTTGGTCACCCCCACTTGACCAATCAGCTCACCCCGTTCACAGAGAGCCAGCGAATGAGCACCTGACTTTCATTTATTCCCAGCTGACCGGTCCGAGCGGCACATGCACGCGCGTTGGCCCATTTATGAACAAGTCATGAGTCCAGCGTTGACAGTCGACATGCAACGATTGCTCAGCAAACTCTTTGAGAAAATGACAATAGTCAACCTGTTGTTCGATCCGCCGACCTTTGATGGTCAGGCCTCCCACTCTCCTGCAGATCAGAAGGTTCCGCTGTTCGATACAAGTGTGTGACTTTTTTGGAAAAATCAAGCAACGTGagatttttttaagtttttgtaTTTGGTTCAAAATGTTTTATATGCAGTATTAAGTCAGTCAACACAATCCATCTGTTTGATTCCCTAATATGCatttgtatgtgtgcgtgtgaataTCATGTGCCTGTGagaggtgattttttttcttttttggggggaaaattgTGTTTTATAGAATTGTCCTTGATCATAGTATTTATTACCCTAGATTTGTAAAATGGTTAGTTTGCCATCGACTTGTGAAACAAGATGCAACTGTTCCCAGATATTTGTTTGTCTTCAGCTTCCCATTCTTATCTGGTGATAAATATTTGTGGCATCCAACATGTTCtatggaaatgaagacagaTGTATATATGAGATATGGAATAAATTTCAGAGGATTTTCATAGAGAATCACttttttattgctgtttgtCTGAACCCTGCCTAAGCCAGTAACATGTTACGATGAGTCATAAATCTACACAATgtgcacatttgttttgttgtaaaaACTCAACTCTATACTTTTATATATTCTTGTTTTTGTACCTTGATTTTGATGTATTCTTTCACTGAGTCTTTGATCCGTTCAACTTCATGCTAAGGTGCCAAAAACAAAGCCATGATCAAGTCCAGGTGCCAAACACTGCCAAACCTGAAATAACGTGTGTATTTAAACCTTCACGTTTGATCAACGTGCGGTCAAGGGGCTAGTTGCAGCTCCTACTTTAATATCACACGGCCCACAGCCATAGTCTGAGTCAGTCAAATATCAGTGCAGATAAGTTGGGCAACACAATTTCCAGAGAGGCAAAGTCACTGCGCCTCCTTATCACATGTACGAGAGGCTCCCCACGTTCCCACTCACCAACAACCCTGCCCCCCATGTGTAGAGGCTCGGGTGCTGAGCAtacctcgtcctcctcctcttatcTCTGACAGGTTGTTTGGCATCACGAGTCTCCAGCAGCTGGACCGCCTCACTGACAACCTGCTGACCAGCGAGTGGAGGGTTCTATCGGGATGTGGGGGGTGTGATAGCGACTACAAGTGCCGCTCACTGGCGCACATTTCTCATGGTTACACCTGCTTACAGGGTTCAATGATGGACGCCAGGTATCTGTGGCTGTTTGAGTGGAACTTCCCTGTTCTACAGTACATCTGTCccgctctctctttctctttctgagGTCAGAGGTTAAGCAGCCAGCTCTTCAGAGGTACTGTTCCTGCTTAACCCCACATCACTAGACTAAATCAGGCCAAGGAAAGGGGGGGTGGTGGGTGCGCAGAAGGGGCCCCCGGCTCTGACGGATGGGCTGCCCTTCTTCAGTCTTCAGGACAGTGGAGGCTCTCAGTTCATTCCTTTGAGGTTCCAACTAGCTGGTGTGATTATATCAAACTATATTCTGGCTGTTGCTTGcgtgtgtttcatttgtatgtgtgggtgtgtgtgagatcCATCTTCTTGTCTTTCTCAGTGGTTAACCAGGGAATTGATGGAACCTTGGTGATCAAAGAGCTTAAGTGGTGCTTATCCTTATCTCTCAACATATATGCcagagtgcacacacacacacatgcacgggTTTGTCacactatctttgtgaggacctctcattgccatagccctttccccagtctctcactcTTAACTTAACCacctaaaacaaatggctgaacttaGTCAGGACtccaaaccaaacttaaattcaatggCTAATGACCcagatattttgaagttttcatccacAAACCgcggcttaaccttgtggggtctggcagaaaggtccccacaaggagctGTTTTCCCTGGATGTGAATGCTTAACACTACACTCACATAAGCACATACACTATCAATTCTAttcaattggaaaaaaaaatctgtcacatTGGCAACACAGAAAACAGTAATGAATTAAATGCATTAATGTTCTTCTTTAAAGAGTGATTTTATATTCATTCAAATGTCATCATTAGTTTTCCTTTACTGTCTTGGTTTCAAACCTG contains:
- the LOC128762982 gene encoding T-box transcription factor TBX5-like isoform X2, which gives rise to MEGIKVFLHDRELWTKFDEVGTEMIITKAGRRMFPSYKVKVTGLNPKTKYILLMDIVPGDDHRYKFADNKWSVTGKAEPAMPGRLYVHPDSPATGAHWSRQLVSFQKLKLTNNHLDPFGHIILNSMHKYQPRLHIVKADENNGFGSKNTAFCTHVFPETAFIAVTSYQNHKITQLKIENNPFAKGFRGSDDNELHRMAKLQSKDYPVVPRSNVRQRTCSTGSPFSSEVHGLQGSPETAGSPYGCDSGLSGSSPQEVLGAASLHYNLPPLHLQHGQQPQLYHCSRRKVADTCSSVNQQHPYKKPFSGSSPSEGDPYYHSSPYPPPPPPPPQSLNNPTLGISDSPYSSEMGQRQACMFAENRLDDLSCASWSYSCPLPSAMTPMEPYPPYTAHPAYNSSPQGSRLSTIAHQSSSPLGEPIAHDPYQNQSSEHVHSRQLSPPVREFPRYASNVSPPLYHTLETHTQIRCGVPEWSAAS
- the LOC128762982 gene encoding T-box transcription factor TBX5-like isoform X1; the encoded protein is MANGGDQFGLPHRPDSDSVDSPKEKQDVNTFTLNSPTSPHTASTHQGMEGIKVFLHDRELWTKFDEVGTEMIITKAGRRMFPSYKVKVTGLNPKTKYILLMDIVPGDDHRYKFADNKWSVTGKAEPAMPGRLYVHPDSPATGAHWSRQLVSFQKLKLTNNHLDPFGHIILNSMHKYQPRLHIVKADENNGFGSKNTAFCTHVFPETAFIAVTSYQNHKITQLKIENNPFAKGFRGSDDNELHRMAKLQSKDYPVVPRSNVRQRTCSTGSPFSSEVHGLQGSPETAGSPYGCDSGLSGSSPQEVLGAASLHYNLPPLHLQHGQQPQLYHCSRRKVADTCSSVNQQHPYKKPFSGSSPSEGDPYYHSSPYPPPPPPPPQSLNNPTLGISDSPYSSEMGQRQACMFAENRLDDLSCASWSYSCPLPSAMTPMEPYPPYTAHPAYNSSPQGSRLSTIAHQSSSPLGEPIAHDPYQNQSSEHVHSRQLSPPVREFPRYASNVSPPLYHTLETHTQIRCGVPEWSAAS